The following coding sequences lie in one Alicyclobacillus curvatus genomic window:
- a CDS encoding MFS transporter yields MAALDASIINIALPTLQKHFGVRLHVIEWVSLVYLLTLTGLVVPFGRIADIIGRRWMYAFGFSVFITGSVVCGLSGTLTQLLVFRGIQALGAAMLQANSVSIVTAATPAYDRGKAIGIQASAQGIGLTLGPTVGGALLSWLDWRWIFLINLPVGIIGTLLGILLLPADKKTERKERFDYTGAALLIPSVVALIFILNMGVSHGWTSAPILISGAILVICLWAFVTLERRIHEPMMDLSLFRNLTFAFGNITGILSFAIMYAVLLLIPFYLDGVARLGPLFSGLVVSIIPVGMTVMTPLAGYISDSRGYRLPAVLGMFAGLIGSGLLAIMTSGPWSYVLLMAGLFLVGSGVGLFTPPNNSSVMGSVPQNRLGVTGGILNMSRSLGMGLGITLGGLSYQGYLRMQGVQQEHLVSVAHMVLAFHLSFLTVSIVALIGTLLSLKNKIRTSISS; encoded by the coding sequence ATGGCTGCCCTCGATGCAAGTATCATCAACATTGCATTGCCAACATTGCAAAAGCACTTTGGCGTTCGCCTGCACGTCATCGAATGGGTAAGTCTGGTGTATTTACTTACGCTCACTGGACTCGTCGTTCCCTTTGGACGTATTGCAGACATCATCGGAAGACGCTGGATGTACGCGTTTGGATTCAGTGTCTTTATCACCGGATCTGTTGTCTGCGGATTATCCGGAACCCTAACGCAGTTACTCGTCTTCCGCGGCATCCAAGCACTCGGTGCAGCCATGCTGCAGGCGAACAGTGTGTCCATTGTAACTGCCGCAACACCGGCCTATGACCGGGGGAAGGCCATAGGTATTCAGGCAAGTGCGCAGGGAATCGGCTTGACCCTCGGCCCTACAGTGGGCGGCGCTTTGCTGTCTTGGCTCGATTGGCGCTGGATATTTCTCATCAATTTACCTGTTGGGATTATTGGTACCTTGCTTGGCATCCTGCTACTTCCTGCGGACAAAAAAACCGAACGCAAAGAGCGGTTTGATTATACTGGTGCTGCTCTGCTCATTCCATCCGTGGTGGCCCTCATCTTTATTTTAAATATGGGTGTAAGCCATGGCTGGACATCCGCACCCATTCTTATCTCCGGAGCCATCCTTGTCATCTGCCTGTGGGCCTTCGTCACGCTGGAGCGAAGAATCCATGAGCCGATGATGGACTTATCTCTGTTTCGGAATCTGACATTTGCTTTTGGGAACATCACCGGCATTCTGTCATTTGCCATCATGTATGCTGTACTGTTGCTCATCCCGTTTTATCTCGATGGTGTCGCTCGATTGGGGCCGCTTTTTTCGGGGTTAGTTGTCTCCATCATTCCTGTGGGAATGACCGTGATGACGCCACTGGCCGGCTATATATCCGATAGCCGGGGATATCGCTTACCCGCTGTTCTCGGGATGTTTGCAGGCCTGATTGGTTCGGGTCTCTTGGCGATTATGACGTCCGGTCCATGGAGTTACGTGTTGCTGATGGCCGGGTTATTTTTGGTGGGTTCGGGTGTAGGACTATTTACTCCTCCGAACAACAGCAGCGTTATGGGAAGCGTTCCACAGAACCGACTTGGTGTAACGGGAGGCATTCTCAACATGTCCCGTTCACTTGGGATGGGCCTCGGCATTACACTTGGCGGCTTGTCGTATCAAGGTTACTTGAGGATGCAAGGCGTGCAACAGGAACACCTAGTGTCCGTAGCTCATATGGTACTCGCTTTTCACCTGTCGTTCCTGACCGTAAGCATTGTTGCTCTCATCGGGACACTTCTATCTCTCAAAAACAAAATCAGGACATCGATTTCGTCCTGA
- a CDS encoding SurA N-terminal domain-containing protein produces MSGNKEDKQVTDKSNPQHPITPDSSLSENEAGPRSRSKVWPVLAGGIGGAVIVGAVWGLVAHGHQNDPLVASIGANQIHQSDFRTMMESMAGQQTLQQMITNQLIKDGAKAANITATKQDMATALQNLESQYGITSSSQLNQFLQTNGVTQAQLNDILTVNILEQKLSEQGITVSNTEIQDYYNQNKASFTPQGSKTPEPLSAVKTQIVNQIKQSKAVPTAQLIANLAKKDKVTIYDTKYASVKTQLENPAPATSGSPTPGTATPPTTNSTGP; encoded by the coding sequence TTGAGTGGTAACAAAGAGGACAAGCAGGTAACCGACAAGAGCAATCCTCAGCATCCGATAACTCCGGACAGTTCACTGTCTGAAAACGAAGCGGGGCCACGTTCGCGCAGCAAAGTCTGGCCTGTGCTTGCCGGAGGTATTGGCGGTGCCGTGATTGTCGGCGCGGTCTGGGGGCTTGTAGCTCATGGTCATCAAAACGATCCGCTGGTTGCGTCGATTGGCGCCAATCAGATTCATCAGTCAGATTTCCGGACCATGATGGAATCCATGGCAGGTCAGCAGACACTGCAACAGATGATTACAAATCAGTTGATTAAGGACGGCGCCAAGGCGGCAAACATCACCGCAACCAAACAAGACATGGCCACTGCACTGCAAAATTTAGAAAGCCAATACGGTATTACGAGCAGCAGCCAGTTAAATCAGTTTCTGCAGACGAACGGCGTCACTCAAGCACAACTCAACGACATTCTGACTGTGAATATCCTTGAGCAGAAGTTATCCGAACAAGGCATCACAGTGTCAAATACAGAGATTCAAGATTACTACAACCAGAACAAAGCGTCATTTACGCCTCAAGGTTCTAAAACACCGGAGCCGCTGAGTGCCGTAAAGACCCAGATTGTCAACCAAATTAAGCAGTCGAAAGCCGTTCCGACCGCCCAACTGATTGCCAATTTGGCCAAGAAGGATAAGGTGACCATTTACGACACGAAGTACGCAAGCGTCAAAACACAGTTGGAAAATCCCGCGCCAGCAACTTCGGGAAGCCCAACACCCGGGACGGCGACCCCACCGACGACTAACAGCACGGGTCCATAA
- a CDS encoding response regulator transcription factor, which produces MKLLVVEDDQRLAELLSRGLKGSGHVVDIADCAAEGWRLVDEGHYDVIILDVKLPDEDGFSLCQRLRKAHVQTPVMMLTARDSIDDKVTGLSAGADDYLTKPFSFAELNARLNALQRRLPQFDDRTVVQVGNVELQPDTFVVKRAGVSIDLTAREFALLELLMRNAGRVMTKEVILSRIWSTDADPVANVVEAVIARLRQKLDIESKGKPFIKTVRGLGYKVEE; this is translated from the coding sequence GTGAAACTACTCGTGGTCGAGGATGATCAGCGACTTGCCGAACTTCTGTCTCGCGGCCTGAAGGGTTCTGGGCATGTCGTGGATATTGCAGACTGTGCAGCTGAAGGATGGCGTCTGGTGGACGAAGGTCACTACGATGTGATTATTCTCGATGTAAAACTGCCTGATGAAGACGGCTTCTCGCTTTGCCAGCGGCTTCGAAAAGCGCACGTTCAGACTCCTGTGATGATGCTTACGGCCCGAGACAGCATCGACGATAAGGTAACAGGGTTGTCCGCCGGGGCTGATGATTATTTGACAAAGCCGTTCTCATTTGCGGAACTAAACGCCCGCTTGAACGCACTGCAACGACGGTTACCGCAGTTTGATGACCGGACTGTTGTTCAAGTCGGAAATGTGGAGTTGCAACCGGATACGTTTGTGGTCAAGCGCGCTGGAGTATCCATTGACCTGACAGCACGAGAGTTCGCGTTGCTTGAACTCCTGATGCGAAACGCCGGTCGTGTGATGACGAAGGAAGTCATTTTGAGCCGTATCTGGTCTACGGACGCCGATCCGGTGGCGAACGTGGTGGAAGCCGTCATCGCGAGACTCAGACAAAAGCTCGACATCGAGTCGAAAGGCAAGCCGTTTATTAAAACCGTTCGCGGTCTCGGCTACAAGGTTGAAGAATGA
- a CDS encoding HAMP domain-containing histidine kinase, producing MNRSIAVSEHRLLNRIQLHLIFLYLMAFLVFETVVIGVTYVILSHEIMKPMYQSILDEWTNKTPEAVHQLNSYRLSSYEEEQKLEADTSPESVASWVISPTGVIIAKDTVLTSSPKMNLQPLAINLAHSVSASDAPVWGTHVLNETYILAAAKPLYQDKKFIGTLVSFRSLTVIHETMEALTHIDIEIGLASLLLVIPVTYLLAHRSLLPVRSAMQRQRNFVNDAAHELRTPLTILHGTLELAQVETELEAVQQAVRDGLVETEYITELIGNLSTLARMESGVTELNVRLIDVAAMTNDTLTVLQPIAEKQNVQLVRDGNWESAMVEGDGTRLRQLLVILVDNALKYTPAEGVVRVKIQKHRSDVELVITDSGIGIPERDLPYIFDRFYRSTEAEHQAHGSGIGLAIAAWIVQAHHGQIYVQSKEGNGTTFRIVLPLQGHGFTWKKVLHPKG from the coding sequence ATGAATCGCAGTATCGCGGTCAGTGAGCACCGACTTTTAAATCGCATACAGTTGCATCTGATTTTCCTGTATTTGATGGCTTTTCTTGTCTTTGAGACGGTAGTCATCGGGGTGACATACGTCATCCTCAGTCATGAAATTATGAAGCCGATGTATCAATCGATTTTGGACGAGTGGACGAATAAGACACCAGAGGCCGTTCATCAACTGAACTCGTATCGATTGAGTTCCTATGAAGAGGAACAAAAACTTGAAGCAGACACGTCCCCGGAATCTGTGGCGAGTTGGGTCATATCCCCAACCGGAGTCATCATCGCCAAGGATACGGTGTTGACTTCTTCACCAAAAATGAATCTGCAGCCTTTGGCCATAAATCTAGCCCACAGCGTATCAGCGAGCGATGCCCCTGTGTGGGGCACGCATGTCCTCAATGAGACATACATTCTTGCAGCGGCAAAGCCGTTGTATCAAGATAAGAAGTTTATCGGCACGTTGGTGAGTTTTCGTTCATTGACCGTGATTCACGAGACAATGGAAGCTCTGACTCATATCGATATCGAAATCGGGCTTGCGAGCCTACTTTTGGTGATTCCCGTTACATACCTACTGGCACACCGCTCTCTATTGCCGGTGCGAAGTGCAATGCAGAGGCAGAGGAACTTCGTGAACGACGCCGCACACGAGTTGCGCACGCCTTTGACCATCTTGCACGGTACGCTTGAATTGGCACAGGTGGAAACAGAATTGGAAGCCGTCCAACAGGCTGTTCGAGACGGACTTGTGGAAACGGAGTATATCACGGAATTGATTGGAAATCTGTCGACGCTTGCGCGCATGGAATCTGGAGTAACCGAACTGAATGTTCGGCTCATTGACGTGGCGGCGATGACGAACGACACCCTCACCGTGTTACAACCCATTGCCGAAAAGCAGAATGTGCAACTGGTGCGTGACGGGAACTGGGAGTCTGCGATGGTAGAGGGGGATGGAACGCGACTGCGTCAACTCCTGGTCATTTTGGTGGATAACGCGCTGAAGTATACGCCGGCAGAAGGCGTTGTCCGGGTCAAGATACAAAAACATCGCAGTGATGTCGAACTCGTCATCACAGATTCAGGAATCGGAATTCCAGAACGGGACTTACCCTACATTTTCGACAGGTTTTACAGGAGCACTGAGGCCGAACATCAAGCACACGGCAGTGGTATTGGCCTCGCGATTGCTGCCTGGATTGTACAAGCCCATCACGGACAAATTTACGTTCAGAGTAAGGAAGGGAACGGGACAACATTTCGGATTGTACTTCCGCTGCAAGGTCACGGATTTACGTGGAAAAAAGTGTTGCACCCGAAAGGCTGA
- a CDS encoding FAD:protein FMN transferase — MPRHEKIFAAMGSSFYICLDTSLDGDYVDVLMNQLVERTEQLEQRMSRFRVDSELVQLNQRLREPVKVSSTIREVLELAKVFMELSSGAFDPRVVSGLEGIGYAGAPLEAIDVGEPSRQRQESQAYSSEADGSQVDGSQVDGSQVDGSQVDRSQVDRSQLDRSQLDRSQLDRSQPLFDVSSAPDHIRLYAPVDLGGIGKGYTADRLADLIEASVHPALRSGYIVDAGGDIVISGHQETGEGFAIGIEDPFGTNGELAAALQLPHVEERMAICTSSLKRRSWEHDGERVHHILDPRRQAPVPTHLKAVTAVGRSAAYTEVFTKCTMISEGTNDYPWLGVPLAYVTIDDAQTLHYTREMTPLLSWISAKYQDARVVK; from the coding sequence GTGCCACGACATGAAAAAATTTTTGCTGCCATGGGGTCCTCATTTTACATCTGTTTGGACACCTCTCTTGATGGCGATTACGTAGACGTGTTGATGAATCAACTGGTCGAGCGAACAGAACAGTTGGAACAGCGCATGTCCAGGTTTCGCGTCGACAGTGAGTTGGTACAACTCAATCAGCGTCTGAGGGAGCCAGTAAAAGTTTCATCTACAATACGAGAAGTGCTTGAACTGGCAAAAGTCTTCATGGAACTGAGTTCAGGGGCTTTTGACCCGCGCGTGGTTTCCGGACTCGAAGGAATAGGATATGCGGGGGCGCCACTCGAAGCTATCGATGTCGGCGAACCGTCCCGCCAACGGCAGGAAAGTCAAGCTTACAGCAGTGAAGCTGACGGCAGTCAGGTGGACGGCAGTCAGGTGGACGGTAGCCAGGTGGACGGCAGTCAGGTGGACCGCAGTCAGGTGGACCGCAGTCAGTTGGACAGAAGTCAGTTGGACAGAAGTCAGTTGGACAGAAGTCAGCCATTATTTGACGTCTCATCGGCACCAGACCACATTCGTCTCTACGCACCTGTCGACCTTGGTGGCATTGGAAAAGGGTATACAGCGGATCGGCTTGCGGATCTGATTGAGGCCTCCGTCCATCCCGCTCTACGTTCGGGCTACATCGTTGACGCTGGCGGCGACATCGTGATTTCCGGACACCAGGAAACAGGGGAGGGGTTTGCGATTGGCATTGAAGACCCGTTCGGGACGAACGGTGAGCTGGCTGCGGCATTGCAGTTGCCACATGTCGAGGAACGTATGGCCATCTGTACGAGTTCACTCAAACGCCGTTCATGGGAACACGATGGTGAACGGGTCCATCACATTCTTGACCCGCGCCGACAGGCACCTGTGCCTACACATCTGAAGGCGGTAACCGCGGTTGGCAGAAGTGCGGCGTACACGGAAGTGTTTACAAAGTGTACAATGATCTCTGAGGGTACAAATGACTATCCGTGGCTGGGGGTCCCGTTGGCGTACGTAACCATTGATGACGCACAGACCTTGCATTACACGAGAGAAATGACGCCGCTACTGAGTTGGATTTCTGCCAAATACCAGGATGCAAGGGTGGTAAAGTAA
- a CDS encoding putative metal-dependent hydrolase → MDLNYPIGKPQLPETMDDTVIESWITDVEMSPLLLRQAVTGLDESQLDTPYRPDGWTVRQVVHHLADTHLHTYTNFKHALTEDNPPIKPIDINAWAALPDSISGNIEMSLLMFQGIQSRWAMLLRSMSRQDFERTFEHPRGGPRNLGTILGVYAWHGKHHTAHITNLRERMGW, encoded by the coding sequence ATGGATTTGAATTACCCGATTGGCAAACCGCAACTTCCGGAGACGATGGATGATACCGTGATAGAGTCGTGGATAACTGATGTGGAGATGTCTCCTCTGCTGCTGCGACAAGCTGTTACTGGTCTCGACGAGAGTCAACTCGACACGCCCTATCGACCAGATGGCTGGACCGTACGGCAGGTTGTTCACCACCTTGCGGACACGCATCTGCACACTTATACGAATTTCAAACACGCCTTGACGGAAGACAATCCGCCTATCAAACCGATTGATATTAATGCGTGGGCGGCGCTTCCGGACAGCATTTCCGGGAATATCGAGATGTCCCTGCTGATGTTTCAGGGTATCCAAAGCCGCTGGGCGATGCTGCTTAGGTCAATGTCCAGACAGGACTTTGAGCGAACCTTTGAGCACCCGCGCGGCGGCCCACGAAACCTTGGCACGATTCTCGGCGTCTACGCGTGGCACGGCAAACACCATACTGCACATATTACAAACCTTCGCGAACGCATGGGCTGGTGA
- a CDS encoding proline iminopeptidase-family hydrolase: MTGKSRLIPISGGFHVWTRQVGESPVKMLLLHGGPGFNHEYLEVFEDRLPPAGVEIYFYDQLGSYYSDQPDDPSLWNVERFREELEEVRQYLGLEQFYLLGQSWGGMLAQEYALKYQEHLKALIISNMTASIPSYVKYLNVLRSKLPQHLIDTMQRYEAAGEFEAPEYTALLDEFLYKEHIIRLDKMPTSVARAFAHFNPAVYNTMQGPNEFVVTGTFKDWDRWDDLHNITVPTLLVVGRHDSMSVEDIEEMGRRIPRSQVRVCENGSHLAMWDDEETYFDAVLGFVKEIESGTL; the protein is encoded by the coding sequence ATGACCGGAAAGTCCAGGCTGATACCCATTTCAGGTGGTTTCCACGTATGGACCCGACAGGTTGGAGAGAGCCCGGTTAAGATGCTGTTGCTTCACGGTGGCCCGGGGTTCAACCATGAGTACTTGGAGGTGTTTGAGGACCGTTTGCCTCCTGCGGGTGTCGAGATTTACTTTTATGATCAACTCGGGTCCTACTATTCGGATCAGCCGGATGACCCTTCGCTGTGGAACGTCGAGCGGTTCCGAGAAGAGTTGGAGGAAGTTCGGCAATATCTTGGACTGGAACAGTTCTATCTGCTCGGCCAGTCATGGGGTGGAATGCTGGCTCAGGAGTACGCGCTGAAATATCAGGAGCATCTGAAGGCGCTCATCATCTCGAACATGACGGCCAGTATCCCATCCTATGTCAAATATCTCAACGTACTTCGTTCGAAACTGCCCCAACATCTCATCGATACCATGCAGAGATATGAAGCCGCTGGTGAATTCGAAGCTCCGGAATACACAGCACTCCTCGACGAGTTTCTCTATAAGGAACATATTATTCGGCTCGATAAGATGCCGACATCCGTCGCCCGTGCTTTCGCTCACTTCAACCCGGCCGTCTACAACACCATGCAAGGTCCAAATGAGTTTGTCGTCACTGGGACATTCAAGGATTGGGACAGGTGGGATGACCTGCACAACATCACCGTCCCCACTTTGCTTGTTGTCGGTCGGCACGACAGTATGTCGGTCGAAGATATTGAAGAAATGGGCAGGAGAATTCCACGGTCTCAAGTACGCGTGTGCGAAAACGGAAGCCATCTTGCAATGTGGGATGATGAAGAAACATACTTTGATGCCGTTCTTGGCTTTGTGAAGGAGATTGAAAGCGGCACGTTGTAA
- a CDS encoding DUF2249 domain-containing protein, with protein sequence MSTTFSATVNATEYPPHLKHKVIFETFDSLKAGESMLLVNDHDPMPLHYQFELERPGIYEWEYIEQGPEWFRIRIGRVEA encoded by the coding sequence ATGTCGACAACTTTTAGCGCAACAGTGAATGCGACTGAATATCCACCTCACCTGAAGCACAAGGTCATCTTTGAAACCTTTGACAGTCTGAAAGCTGGCGAATCGATGCTGCTCGTGAACGACCACGACCCAATGCCGCTTCACTACCAGTTCGAGTTGGAACGTCCCGGCATTTACGAATGGGAATACATCGAACAAGGACCCGAGTGGTTTCGCATTCGCATCGGCAGGGTTGAGGCGTGA
- a CDS encoding CGCGG family rSAM-modified RiPP protein — MMGNWSANLETEEYAADKGLIVEDAVEAILETTPGYFVNLAVSEAHGNPDSYLIPDLEERFGQAIRIQFIDQCGCGGYVYRVFRVHAENAG; from the coding sequence ATCATGGGAAACTGGTCAGCGAACCTCGAAACGGAAGAATACGCTGCGGACAAAGGTCTGATTGTAGAGGATGCCGTTGAAGCCATTCTTGAAACCACCCCCGGTTACTTTGTCAATCTGGCCGTATCAGAGGCCCACGGAAACCCTGACTCATACCTCATACCCGATTTGGAGGAACGATTCGGGCAAGCAATCCGGATTCAGTTCATCGATCAATGCGGCTGTGGCGGTTACGTATACAGAGTCTTTCGTGTTCACGCTGAAAACGCCGGCTGA
- a CDS encoding universal stress protein gives MRTFVYATDGSDIAKKAGKLAAQWMAKWPDAKLLMLYVIPEILPDAVYPYWSMMPGEVARDNAHADEIEREARDELFSDCNDRVQFEVVIGDPAWTICDTAEKQMADVVFMGSRGRGAVDRLLLGSVSYRVLHRSAVPVLVVK, from the coding sequence ATGAGGACCTTCGTGTATGCTACAGACGGATCGGACATCGCCAAGAAAGCTGGTAAGCTTGCCGCGCAGTGGATGGCAAAGTGGCCAGACGCAAAATTGTTGATGCTGTACGTGATTCCGGAAATTCTCCCAGACGCGGTTTATCCTTACTGGTCGATGATGCCTGGCGAGGTGGCCCGAGATAATGCCCATGCGGATGAAATAGAACGGGAAGCGCGTGATGAACTCTTTTCAGATTGTAACGACCGCGTCCAGTTCGAGGTGGTCATCGGAGACCCGGCCTGGACCATTTGCGACACTGCAGAAAAGCAGATGGCGGACGTAGTATTTATGGGCAGTCGCGGGCGAGGCGCAGTTGACAGATTGTTGCTCGGAAGTGTCAGTTACCGTGTCTTGCATCGCTCAGCGGTGCCGGTCCTGGTCGTGAAATAA
- a CDS encoding cytochrome C oxidase subunit IV family protein, which translates to MSTAQDRVRRPAPSHQHHGVGVPLIGFVLSILLTLIALWAVMNKVMTSSGLVSLIMVLAVVQIGIQLFFFMHVTESKGRPFHVWLLGLGFAMTFAVVAGSIWVMTFGSEAY; encoded by the coding sequence ATGTCAACTGCTCAAGACCGGGTTCGCCGTCCAGCACCTTCACACCAGCACCACGGGGTTGGGGTGCCGCTGATTGGGTTCGTGTTGTCCATTCTTCTGACTCTTATTGCCCTCTGGGCGGTCATGAACAAAGTGATGACGAGCAGTGGATTGGTCTCGCTCATCATGGTTCTGGCTGTTGTGCAGATTGGTATTCAGTTGTTCTTCTTCATGCATGTCACAGAAAGCAAGGGTCGCCCCTTTCACGTTTGGCTGCTCGGGCTTGGCTTTGCCATGACGTTTGCAGTTGTCGCAGGGTCCATCTGGGTGATGACATTTGGAAGCGAAGCGTATTAG